One Algibacter sp. L3A6 genomic region harbors:
- a CDS encoding fibrinogen-like YCDxxxxGGGW domain-containing protein, with amino-acid sequence MKKNPLAFIICLVNCCQIFSQVGIGTTTPDPSSILEINSQTQGLLLPRMTLLERNAIASPAEGLFIYNLDSKCFQYYKGTTWSGCLGESPTNALECSSPASNGGYAIGTPLTSANTITVDVLVNSIEAYNISTNTVNGYSFSASGVFSAIGLNTITLSGSGTPIAEQTDSFTITYLEKGDTCNINIGVTSVLSSCLAYLNAGSTTDGIYSVDPDGSGPNPAYDCYCDMTSDGGGWTLVFNHNTAGGYWTNDAEASEFNIASPGLTTNKYSILSKLDEIKSAAAYEFRIYYPTLGLRNHWSQTFDPRTSASTTRPVTGYTAINIDMTNNSWGGLELSGGSTYLDGSVNSGSWFYSIGSVNPWGGGIPSNSTAVNHVQLFIR; translated from the coding sequence ATGAAAAAAAACCCTCTGGCATTTATTATATGCCTAGTGAACTGTTGCCAAATTTTTTCTCAAGTTGGTATCGGCACCACAACTCCAGATCCATCATCGATTTTAGAAATTAATTCTCAAACACAAGGGCTTTTACTCCCTAGAATGACTTTATTAGAAAGAAACGCCATCGCATCTCCTGCCGAAGGTTTGTTTATTTATAATTTAGACAGCAAATGCTTTCAGTATTATAAAGGTACAACTTGGTCGGGTTGCTTAGGAGAATCTCCCACAAATGCTTTAGAATGTAGCTCTCCAGCATCTAATGGCGGGTATGCTATAGGTACACCCCTAACAAGCGCGAACACCATTACGGTAGACGTTCTTGTTAATTCAATAGAAGCTTATAACATAAGTACAAATACAGTTAATGGTTATAGTTTTTCTGCCTCTGGAGTCTTTAGTGCAATTGGTCTAAATACCATTACGCTTTCAGGATCTGGAACCCCAATAGCCGAACAAACCGATAGCTTTACTATCACTTATTTAGAAAAAGGTGATACCTGTAATATAAATATAGGCGTTACATCTGTTTTATCAAGTTGCTTGGCATACCTTAATGCAGGCTCCACAACCGATGGCATATATTCTGTAGATCCAGATGGAAGCGGCCCAAACCCTGCTTACGATTGCTATTGCGACATGACGAGCGACGGTGGCGGATGGACCTTAGTATTTAACCACAATACCGCAGGTGGTTATTGGACAAACGACGCGGAAGCCAGCGAATTTAACATCGCATCTCCAGGTTTAACAACCAATAAATATTCTATTTTAAGTAAACTAGACGAAATTAAAAGCGCCGCAGCCTACGAGTTTAGAATATATTACCCAACCTTAGGCTTAAGAAACCATTGGAGCCAGACCTTTGACCCAAGAACAAGTGCTTCAACAACTAGACCTGTAACTGGTTACACCGCAATTAACATTGATATGACTAATAATAGTTGGGGAGGTTTAGAGTTATCAGGAGGTAGTACTTATTTAGATGGCTCAGTAAATAGCGGAAGCTGGTTTTACTCTATAGGTAGTGTTAATCCATGGGGCGGAGGTATTCCATCAAACAGCACAGCAGTAAATCATGTTCAATTATTTATTCGTTAA